One window from the genome of Myxococcales bacterium encodes:
- a CDS encoding TonB-dependent receptor: protein MTFRNILSAISLGAATLALASAVTPHAAYAQSSTTGGLMGVIKDETGAPLDGVTVTAVSGSNITETAITENGGSFRLTGLVPGTYLVTLYFGESAVEVRDVKIGVNKTTPLYRTINTKASEVIVVQSSGQLVDVTSTNQGITIDKNYYTKIPVPGRDFESTLGAAAGSQGDGVGVSFSGSSSLENQYVVDGVNTTGLQFGTVGSPVINEFIEEIEVITGGYNAEYGRATGGVVNVVTKTGTNEFAGSVFGYISPGFLVADAERVPSQVNSIQPRTDLNFQGDFGFEVGGPIIKDKAWFYVGVVPSYSLVDVNRAVYRRTDCRATNDDGTLSACEFDQTTGKALNQDGAFDRDPDTGFFLTEVVEEKVVQRDSLSFNLLGKVNFAPKPEHQGQISVIALPGKAEGGTVLGKVEDMTVDIKQLTMDIGGKWTSKFNNDKTEVQVGAGYHFASTNVSARDKTLNLQPQQILREGTLGNWIELGNESGLVKAGCEDGTADDPYELIANCPVTERAFYAFGGPGTYGTESESRLAIKGDVTHRLNFKGNHEIKLGGDYEDNTLTSLRLFSGGAYLENVVGSYVIVNRWVQLKPENSTDTRFDNTCVDSGRVDIFGNPVSFECDFLSGVAGSKGTTVESRTVNYSGYLRDSWQIKPNLTLNVGMRYESQALRYADELQGTIDAFTKRQLGKNAMELNNLWAPRVGLIWDWTKEGKSKLFANWGRFYEAIPLRINFRSFGGESSYRQIFGVTGGGNSCGATDPLIGGPNGTGCLVDENATADQAQLIGAAGVYVAPGIKPQYLDELVLGVEYELVDDLKVGVTLQNRRLGRVIEDVSTDGADTYIIANPGEWSQAEEDKVLAQLAAAGTPEEVERLEKELALYRGIRLFDKPTRDYNALQFTVTRRFSKAFYMQGSYTYAQHRGNFPGLISYDNGQVDPNISSQYDLIELLGNRVGALPLDRPHYIKIDGYYTHDMKKAGELTFGVRARALSGVPVEAIGGHHLYGPAESFLLPRGAMGRTSFVHGVDLKLAYGRSLSRGMKLEVFGDVFNVYNRQEQGSVDEIYTDGSERNNFANPIIGGSYEDLIWLKALDDNGKEPGSPVPVIRNKNFGRTTSRGAPLSVRFGVRLSF from the coding sequence ATGACATTTAGAAATATCTTATCTGCTATCTCGCTCGGCGCGGCCACCCTGGCGCTCGCGTCCGCCGTCACGCCGCATGCCGCGTACGCGCAAAGCAGCACGACCGGTGGCCTCATGGGCGTCATCAAAGACGAAACCGGCGCGCCGCTTGACGGCGTCACGGTGACGGCGGTTTCGGGCAGCAACATCACGGAGACCGCGATCACCGAGAACGGCGGTTCCTTCCGCCTGACCGGCCTCGTGCCTGGCACCTACCTGGTCACCTTGTACTTCGGCGAATCCGCCGTGGAAGTGCGCGACGTTAAGATTGGCGTCAATAAGACCACGCCGCTCTATCGCACCATCAACACCAAGGCGAGCGAAGTCATCGTGGTGCAGTCGTCGGGGCAACTGGTTGACGTCACGTCGACCAACCAAGGCATCACCATCGACAAGAACTACTACACTAAGATTCCGGTGCCTGGTCGCGACTTTGAGTCGACGCTTGGGGCCGCCGCTGGCTCGCAGGGCGACGGCGTGGGCGTCTCATTCTCGGGTTCGTCCTCGCTCGAAAACCAATACGTCGTCGACGGCGTCAACACGACCGGCCTGCAATTTGGCACGGTTGGCAGCCCCGTCATCAACGAATTCATCGAAGAAATCGAAGTGATCACAGGTGGCTATAACGCCGAGTATGGCCGCGCCACGGGCGGCGTCGTCAACGTCGTCACCAAGACCGGCACCAACGAGTTCGCGGGCTCGGTGTTTGGTTACATCTCGCCTGGCTTTCTCGTCGCCGACGCCGAGCGCGTGCCGAGCCAGGTCAACTCCATTCAGCCGCGCACCGACCTAAACTTTCAAGGTGATTTCGGCTTTGAAGTGGGCGGCCCCATCATCAAGGACAAAGCATGGTTCTACGTCGGCGTCGTGCCGAGCTACTCGCTCGTCGACGTCAATCGCGCGGTCTATCGCCGTACCGACTGCCGCGCGACCAACGACGACGGCACCCTGTCCGCTTGCGAATTCGACCAGACCACGGGCAAGGCGCTCAACCAAGACGGCGCGTTCGACCGCGATCCGGACACCGGCTTCTTCTTGACCGAGGTCGTTGAAGAGAAGGTCGTGCAGCGCGACTCGCTGTCGTTTAACCTGCTCGGCAAGGTGAACTTTGCGCCCAAGCCAGAGCACCAGGGCCAGATCTCGGTCATCGCGCTGCCAGGCAAGGCCGAGGGCGGCACCGTGCTTGGCAAGGTCGAAGACATGACCGTCGACATCAAGCAGCTGACCATGGATATCGGCGGCAAGTGGACGTCCAAGTTCAACAATGACAAGACCGAGGTCCAAGTTGGCGCGGGGTATCACTTTGCGTCGACCAACGTCTCGGCGCGCGATAAGACGCTCAATTTGCAGCCCCAGCAGATTCTCCGCGAAGGTACCCTCGGCAACTGGATCGAGCTGGGCAACGAATCAGGTTTGGTCAAGGCTGGCTGTGAAGATGGCACCGCCGATGACCCATACGAACTTATCGCCAACTGCCCGGTTACCGAGCGGGCGTTTTATGCCTTTGGTGGCCCAGGCACCTACGGCACCGAGTCCGAGTCGCGCCTAGCCATCAAGGGCGACGTCACGCACCGGCTCAATTTCAAGGGCAACCATGAAATCAAGCTCGGCGGCGACTACGAAGACAATACGCTGACCAGCCTGCGCCTGTTCTCGGGCGGCGCGTACTTGGAAAACGTCGTGGGCAGTTACGTCATCGTCAATCGTTGGGTGCAGCTCAAGCCGGAAAACTCAACCGACACGCGCTTTGATAATACTTGCGTTGATTCCGGCCGCGTCGACATCTTTGGCAACCCGGTCTCGTTTGAGTGCGACTTCCTCAGCGGCGTTGCGGGCTCGAAGGGCACCACGGTCGAGAGCCGCACGGTCAACTACTCGGGCTATCTGCGTGACTCGTGGCAAATCAAGCCAAACCTCACGCTCAACGTCGGCATGCGCTATGAGTCGCAGGCGCTGCGCTACGCGGATGAATTGCAAGGCACTATTGACGCGTTTACCAAGCGTCAGCTCGGCAAGAACGCCATGGAGCTCAACAACCTGTGGGCGCCACGCGTTGGCCTCATCTGGGACTGGACCAAGGAAGGCAAGTCCAAGCTGTTTGCCAACTGGGGCCGTTTTTACGAGGCGATTCCGCTGCGTATCAACTTCCGCTCGTTCGGCGGTGAGTCTTCGTATCGGCAAATCTTTGGGGTGACCGGCGGCGGCAATTCGTGCGGCGCGACCGACCCACTAATTGGTGGCCCCAACGGCACGGGCTGCTTAGTGGATGAAAATGCCACGGCGGATCAGGCACAGCTCATTGGCGCCGCCGGCGTCTATGTGGCACCTGGCATCAAGCCGCAGTACCTCGACGAACTCGTCTTGGGCGTTGAATACGAACTCGTCGACGACCTCAAGGTCGGCGTGACGCTGCAAAATCGCCGCCTCGGTCGCGTCATCGAAGACGTCTCGACGGACGGCGCGGATACGTACATCATCGCCAACCCGGGCGAGTGGAGCCAGGCCGAGGAAGATAAGGTCCTCGCGCAGCTCGCGGCCGCCGGCACGCCCGAAGAAGTCGAGCGCCTCGAGAAGGAGCTTGCCCTCTATCGCGGCATCCGCCTGTTCGATAAGCCGACCCGCGACTACAACGCGCTGCAATTTACCGTGACGCGTCGCTTTTCCAAGGCGTTCTACATGCAGGGCAGCTACACGTACGCGCAGCACCGCGGCAACTTCCCTGGCCTCATCTCCTACGACAACGGCCAGGTCGACCCCAACATCTCGTCGCAGTACGATCTCATTGAGCTGCTCGGCAACCGCGTTGGCGCCTTGCCGCTCGATCGGCCGCACTACATCAAGATCGACGGCTACTACACCCACGACATGAAGAAAGCCGGCGAACTAACCTTTGGCGTGCGGGCGCGCGCGCTTTCGGGCGTGCCGGTCGAGGCGATTGGTGGTCACCACCTTTATGGCCCGGCCGAATCGTTCTTGCTCCCGCGGGGCGCCATGGGGCGAACGTCGTTTGTTCACGGCGTCGATCTCAAGCTTGCCTATGGGCGCAGCCTGTCGCGCGGCATGAAGCTCGAGGTGTTTGGCGACGTGTTCAACGTCTACAATCGCCAAGAGCAGGGTTCGGTTGACGAGATCTATACGGACGGGTCGGAGCGCAACAACTTTGCCAATCCGATCATCGGCGGCAGCTATGAAGATTTGATCTGGCTCAAGGCGCTCGACGACAACGGCAAGGAGCCTGGCAGTCCAGTGCCGGTAATTCGCAACAAGAACTTCGGTCGCACTACCAGCCGCGGCGCGCCGTTGTCGGTGCGGTTTGGCGTCCGCCTTTCCTTTTAG